From the genome of Psychroserpens ponticola, one region includes:
- the mreC gene encoding rod shape-determining protein MreC, with protein sequence MQQIINFVIRNKTSLLFLLLFFVSIALTIQSHSYHKSKFINSANFFTGGIYESANNVSNYFDLKTQNEILVEENNKLRSQILNREDSTIVSTSIMDTTTYNGRYKIQTAKIINNNYSASKNYLTLNKGEKHGFKEDLAVITSKGIVGIIDNTSNGYSRVLSILNTKSRINAQLKSSNHIGSLVWNAKSSAKGQLTDISKFAPVKQGDTIVTGGESSIFPQGIPIGIVDNFVLDISGDTYTIDVKLFNDMTNLSHVYIIENLDAEEIKQLENPGNE encoded by the coding sequence ATGCAACAGATTATAAACTTTGTCATTAGAAACAAAACTTCTCTTTTGTTTCTGCTGTTGTTTTTTGTTTCTATTGCTTTAACGATTCAATCGCATTCTTATCATAAAAGTAAATTCATTAATTCTGCTAACTTTTTTACTGGTGGCATTTATGAAAGTGCAAATAATGTTTCAAATTACTTCGATTTAAAGACTCAAAATGAAATTCTAGTTGAAGAGAATAATAAATTACGTTCGCAGATTCTAAACCGTGAGGATTCTACAATAGTTTCTACATCAATTATGGATACAACTACATATAACGGTCGTTATAAAATTCAAACTGCAAAAATCATAAACAATAATTATTCAGCTTCAAAAAATTACTTAACACTAAATAAAGGTGAAAAACACGGATTTAAAGAAGATTTAGCTGTAATCACTTCAAAAGGAATTGTTGGTATTATTGATAATACGTCTAATGGGTATTCGAGAGTACTTTCAATTTTAAATACAAAAAGTCGAATTAATGCACAGTTAAAATCTTCTAATCATATAGGCTCATTGGTTTGGAATGCAAAATCATCAGCAAAAGGTCAACTTACTGATATTTCAAAATTTGCGCCTGTAAAACAAGGTGATACTATTGTTACAGGAGGTGAATCTTCAATTTTCCCTCAAGGGATTCCAATTGGGATTGTGGATAATTTCGTTTTAGATATTAGTGGAGACACCTATACTATCGATGTTAAATTATTTAATGACATGACAAATTTATCACATGTTTATATCATTGAAAATTTAGATGCAGAAGAAATAAAACAACTAGAAAACCCAGGCAATGAATAG
- a CDS encoding rod shape-determining protein: MGFFDFLTEEIAIDLGTANTLIIHNDKVVVDSPSIVARDRISGKIIAVGKEANMMQGKTHENIKTIRPLKDGVIADFDASEQMISMFIKNIPALKKKLFTPALRMVVCIPSGITEVEMRAVKESCERVNGKEVYLIHEPMAAAIGIGIDIMQPKGNMIVDIGGGTTEIAVIALGGIVCDKSVKVAGDVFTNDIIYYMRTQHNLYVGDRTAEKIKIQIGAATEDLDLPPEEMSVQGRDLLTGKPKQVQISYREIAKALDKSILRIEDSVMETLSQTPPELAADIYNTGIYLAGGGSMLRGLDKRLSQKTDLPVYIAEDPLRAVVRGTGITLKNLPKFKSVLIK, encoded by the coding sequence ATGGGATTTTTTGATTTCTTAACCGAAGAAATAGCCATAGATTTAGGAACTGCGAATACGCTTATTATCCACAACGACAAAGTAGTTGTTGATAGTCCTTCAATAGTTGCAAGAGATAGAATTTCAGGTAAAATTATCGCTGTTGGAAAAGAAGCCAACATGATGCAAGGAAAAACGCATGAAAACATTAAAACGATTAGACCTTTGAAAGATGGTGTAATTGCCGATTTTGATGCATCTGAGCAAATGATTAGTATGTTTATTAAAAACATTCCTGCACTTAAAAAGAAATTATTTACACCAGCACTTCGCATGGTTGTATGTATTCCATCTGGAATTACTGAAGTAGAAATGCGAGCTGTAAAAGAATCTTGTGAGCGTGTTAATGGTAAAGAAGTGTATCTTATTCATGAACCAATGGCAGCAGCAATAGGTATTGGTATTGATATCATGCAACCAAAAGGAAATATGATTGTTGATATTGGAGGTGGAACCACTGAAATTGCTGTTATTGCACTTGGTGGAATTGTTTGTGACAAATCGGTAAAAGTTGCAGGAGATGTATTTACCAACGATATTATTTATTACATGCGAACACAACATAACCTTTATGTAGGTGATCGTACTGCTGAAAAAATAAAAATTCAAATTGGTGCAGCTACTGAAGATTTAGATCTTCCACCAGAAGAAATGAGTGTTCAAGGTCGTGATTTATTGACTGGAAAACCTAAGCAAGTTCAAATCTCATATCGCGAAATTGCAAAAGCACTTGATAAATCAATTTTGAGAATTGAAGATTCTGTTATGGAAACCTTATCTCAAACACCTCCAGAATTAGCTGCAGATATTTACAATACTGGTATTTATTTAGCAGGTGGTGGTTCTATGTTACGTGGATTAGACAAACGTTTATCTCAAAAAACAGATTTACCAGTTTATATAGCTGAAGATCCCTTAAGAGCAGTTGTTCGTGGTACAGGAATTACACTTAAAAACTTACCTAAATTTAAAAGTGTATTGATTAAATAA
- the purH gene encoding bifunctional phosphoribosylaminoimidazolecarboxamide formyltransferase/IMP cyclohydrolase, translating to MSNNKAIKSALISVFSKDGLEPIVKQLNEQNVTIYSTGGTEKFIKDLGIDVVPVEDVTSYPSILGGRVKTLHPKVFGGILNRQNNESDVAELVDFDIPQIDLVIVDLYPFEKTVATGASNQDIIEKIDIGGISLIRAAAKNYSDVVCVSSVDDYSEFLELLKSKNGDTSESDRKHFAAKAFNVSSHYDAAIFNYFNADHSIASLKISETNGKVLRYGENPHQRGFFFGNFDDIFTKLHGKELSYNNLLDVDAAVNLMNEFKGETPTFAILKHNNACGFAQRETIQQAYKDALAGDPVSAFGGVLIANTEIDKATAEDIHTLFCEVVIAPSFSDDALAILKGKKNRILLILHDVDFPQTNVRTCLNGVLVQDRNNKTDSINDLSNATNNKPTLNELDDLIFASKICKHTKSNTIVLVKDKQLCASGTGQTSRVDALNQAIHKAQSFKFDLKGAVMASDAFFPFPDCVEIADNAGITAVIQPGGSIKDQLTIDYCNDNNLAMVMTGTRHFKH from the coding sequence ATGAGTAACAACAAAGCAATAAAATCTGCATTAATTTCTGTTTTCAGCAAAGATGGTTTAGAACCTATCGTAAAACAACTTAACGAACAAAATGTCACCATTTATTCTACAGGAGGCACCGAAAAATTCATCAAAGACTTAGGTATTGATGTCGTACCAGTAGAAGATGTTACATCATATCCATCAATTCTAGGTGGTCGTGTAAAAACATTACATCCAAAAGTTTTCGGAGGAATTTTAAATCGCCAAAACAACGAAAGTGATGTTGCTGAATTGGTCGATTTTGATATTCCTCAGATTGATTTGGTTATTGTAGATTTATATCCTTTTGAAAAAACAGTAGCTACTGGAGCTTCTAATCAAGATATCATTGAAAAAATTGATATTGGAGGCATATCTTTAATTCGAGCTGCTGCCAAAAACTATTCAGATGTGGTTTGTGTATCTTCCGTAGATGATTATTCTGAATTTTTAGAATTGCTAAAATCTAAAAACGGCGACACTTCAGAATCAGATAGAAAACATTTTGCTGCAAAAGCGTTTAATGTATCATCACATTATGATGCTGCTATTTTCAATTACTTTAATGCTGACCATAGCATTGCTTCTCTTAAAATTAGCGAAACTAACGGAAAAGTTTTACGCTATGGTGAAAACCCTCACCAACGTGGTTTTTTCTTCGGAAACTTTGATGACATATTCACAAAACTCCACGGAAAAGAATTAAGCTACAACAATCTTTTAGATGTTGATGCAGCTGTAAATCTAATGAACGAATTTAAAGGTGAAACGCCAACATTTGCTATCTTAAAACATAATAATGCTTGCGGTTTTGCGCAACGGGAAACGATTCAACAAGCCTACAAAGATGCATTAGCAGGCGATCCTGTTTCTGCATTTGGTGGTGTTTTAATTGCCAATACCGAAATTGATAAAGCCACAGCCGAAGACATTCATACACTTTTCTGTGAAGTTGTAATTGCACCTTCCTTTTCTGATGATGCTTTAGCCATTTTAAAAGGAAAAAAGAACAGAATTCTACTCATTTTACATGATGTAGATTTTCCTCAAACCAATGTAAGAACTTGTCTCAATGGTGTTTTAGTCCAAGACAGAAACAATAAAACGGATAGCATTAATGATTTATCTAATGCGACTAACAATAAACCAACTCTAAATGAGTTAGATGATTTAATATTTGCCTCAAAAATATGTAAGCATACCAAATCAAATACTATTGTTTTAGTAAAGGACAAACAACTGTGTGCAAGTGGAACAGGGCAAACAAGTCGTGTAGATGCACTTAATCAAGCGATTCACAAAGCACAATCATTTAAATTCGACTTAAAAGGTGCTGTTATGGCTAGTGATGCATTTTTTCCATTTCCAGATTGCGTAGAAATTGCAGATAATGCAGGAATTACTGCTGTGATACAACCTGGAGGCTCAATTAAAGATCAATTAACTATTGATTATTGTAATGATAATAATTTAGCAATGGTTATGACTGGAACACGTCATTTTAAGCATTAA
- a CDS encoding ABC transporter permease has protein sequence MLVYLRLFKESFSFAINALRNNKLRTFLSLLGITIGIFSIIAVLSAVDSLDKSIKEQLSGLDSNTMYVAKFSFGPTDVPRWKRLQFPEVSYNEYKHLKSSLNDAEHVAYQLFVQRENIRYGKEMMTSVNTVVVSNEFEDIQALKFSKGRFYNESESNSGKPVVVIGDEVAKALFGEFEPIGKKVRLYGQKFAVIGVVKKEGSGLFGDSNDVSIFLPANYVRNRFGDNNTNMNHIVIIKPDSGADVAELKADIVQKMRARRGIKPNEINPFFVNIISGLQDAIDGIISTLNIIGWVISAFSLLVGGFGIANIMFVSVKERTNLIGIQKSLGAKNRFILFQFLFEAIILSVLGGLIGIVLVWILSLIASGMVEDFEFILSFYNIFLGFALSTLIGLISGVIPAISASKLDPVEAIRSGM, from the coding sequence ATGCTCGTTTATCTCAGATTATTTAAAGAAAGTTTTTCTTTTGCAATCAATGCGTTGCGTAATAATAAACTTCGAACATTTCTATCTCTTTTAGGAATTACGATTGGTATTTTTTCAATAATTGCAGTTTTGTCTGCTGTTGATTCTTTAGATAAAAGTATCAAAGAACAACTAAGTGGTTTGGATAGCAATACGATGTATGTTGCAAAATTTTCATTCGGACCTACAGATGTGCCAAGATGGAAACGCTTACAATTTCCAGAAGTATCATACAATGAATATAAACATTTAAAATCGTCGTTAAATGATGCTGAGCATGTGGCTTACCAATTGTTTGTTCAGCGTGAGAATATTCGATATGGTAAAGAAATGATGACTAGTGTTAATACTGTGGTGGTTAGCAATGAATTTGAAGATATACAAGCATTAAAATTTTCGAAGGGGAGATTTTATAACGAATCTGAATCAAATTCTGGAAAGCCAGTCGTTGTCATAGGAGATGAAGTTGCCAAAGCACTTTTTGGAGAGTTTGAGCCTATAGGAAAAAAAGTAAGGCTATATGGTCAGAAATTCGCAGTTATTGGTGTCGTTAAAAAGGAAGGTTCTGGACTTTTCGGAGACAGTAATGATGTTTCAATTTTTCTGCCAGCTAATTATGTTAGAAATCGTTTTGGTGATAATAATACTAATATGAATCATATTGTGATTATTAAGCCAGATTCTGGAGCTGATGTTGCTGAATTAAAAGCTGATATAGTCCAGAAAATGCGTGCGAGACGCGGTATAAAACCAAATGAAATTAATCCGTTTTTTGTCAATATTATTTCAGGTTTGCAAGATGCTATTGATGGTATAATTTCAACGCTAAATATTATTGGTTGGGTGATTAGTGCGTTTTCCCTTTTAGTTGGTGGTTTTGGGATTGCTAATATTATGTTTGTTAGTGTTAAGGAAAGAACGAACCTAATTGGAATACAAAAATCTTTAGGCGCAAAGAATCGTTTTATACTGTTTCAATTTTTATTTGAAGCGATTATATTATCAGTACTTGGAGGATTAATAGGGATTGTTTTGGTCTGGATTCTTTCACTTATTGCTTCGGGAATGGTTGAAGATTTTGAATTTATTTTATCCTTTTATAACATCTTTTTAGGGTTTGCTTTATCGACTTTAATAGGGTTGATTTCAGGTGTGATTCCTGCAATTTCTGCTTCAAAATTAGATCCTGTTGAGGCTATTAGATCTGGAATGTAA
- a CDS encoding ABC transporter permease, which produces MLVYLRLFKESFSFALNALRNNKLRTFLSLLGITIGIFSIIAVLAAVDSLDRSIKEDLSGLDKNTMYLTKYSFGPTDIPRWQRDNFPQTENDDFEFIERNVPNIEAIAYVIFGATESIKYQGESVTGVELTPVSNGIYDIEDFKIVNGRFYTESESYSGAPVIVLGHSVAENLFKNLNPIGKQVRVFGRKLTVIGVLKKFGSGIFDSPDDKAYVPANFVRRFKNGGADGIAGAIIIKPKKGVDIGAFEEVLKQKYRVYRGLKAGEPDNFFVNKMSGFTDAIDGIISFLNGAGWVISAFSLLVGGFGIANIMFVSVKERTNLIGIQKSLGAKNRFILFQFLFEAVILSLLGGVIGVFLVWLISLGANYMIDDFEFILSFGNILLGFGLSTLIGLISGVIPAISASKLDPVEAIRTGM; this is translated from the coding sequence ATGCTCGTTTATTTAAGATTATTTAAAGAAAGTTTTTCGTTTGCTCTTAATGCTTTGCGTAATAATAAGCTACGCACATTTTTATCTTTATTAGGTATCACAATTGGTATATTTTCAATTATTGCAGTTCTTGCTGCTGTAGATTCTTTAGACAGAAGTATAAAAGAAGACTTGTCTGGTTTAGACAAAAACACCATGTACTTAACTAAGTACTCCTTTGGGCCTACAGACATACCAAGATGGCAACGTGATAATTTTCCTCAAACTGAGAATGATGATTTTGAATTTATTGAGCGAAATGTTCCAAATATAGAGGCGATAGCTTATGTGATATTTGGCGCTACAGAATCTATAAAATATCAAGGAGAATCTGTTACAGGTGTTGAATTAACTCCAGTGTCTAATGGTATTTATGATATTGAAGATTTTAAAATTGTAAACGGACGCTTTTATACAGAATCTGAATCATATTCTGGAGCACCAGTAATTGTATTAGGGCATTCTGTAGCCGAAAATTTATTCAAAAATTTGAATCCTATAGGCAAACAAGTTCGCGTTTTTGGAAGAAAACTTACAGTCATTGGTGTGCTAAAGAAATTTGGGTCAGGAATCTTTGATTCGCCAGATGATAAAGCTTACGTTCCTGCTAATTTTGTACGACGTTTTAAAAATGGAGGAGCAGATGGAATTGCAGGAGCCATTATTATTAAACCTAAAAAGGGTGTTGATATTGGAGCGTTTGAAGAGGTTTTAAAACAAAAATATCGCGTTTATAGAGGGCTAAAAGCTGGTGAGCCTGATAATTTTTTTGTCAATAAAATGTCTGGATTTACAGATGCTATTGATGGAATTATTAGTTTTTTAAATGGAGCAGGTTGGGTGATTAGTGCCTTTTCATTATTAGTTGGTGGATTTGGTATTGCTAACATAATGTTTGTTAGTGTAAAAGAACGAACCAATCTTATTGGAATTCAAAAATCGTTAGGTGCTAAAAACAGATTTATATTATTTCAGTTTTTGTTTGAAGCAGTTATACTTTCGCTTTTAGGAGGTGTAATTGGTGTTTTTCTTGTTTGGCTTATTTCTTTAGGAGCAAATTATATGATTGATGACTTTGAGTTTATCTTATCTTTTGGGAATATATTATTAGGGTTTGGATTATCTACCTTGATAGGATTGATCTCTGGAGTTATTCCTGCAATTTCTGCTTCCAAATTAGATCCTGTGGAAGCCATTAGAACTGGAATGTAA
- a CDS encoding GAF domain-containing protein: MTLETLKPKVEDIIKLSSASVDERLMNICKLLEEHISHYNWVGFYFKNGNKNELKLGPYVGEPTDHTIIPFGKGICGQVAVSNENFVVPDVAAQDNYIACSITVKAEIVIPIFKNGKNIGQIDIDSNTPDPFTEDDERFLEFVCEKVSRMIS, from the coding sequence ATGACATTAGAAACGCTAAAACCAAAAGTAGAAGACATCATAAAACTCAGCTCTGCATCTGTAGATGAACGCCTTATGAATATTTGCAAACTTCTTGAAGAACACATTTCTCATTATAATTGGGTCGGTTTTTATTTTAAAAATGGAAATAAAAACGAGTTAAAACTTGGCCCTTATGTAGGTGAACCAACTGACCATACTATTATTCCTTTTGGAAAAGGCATTTGTGGACAAGTAGCGGTTTCTAATGAAAACTTTGTAGTACCAGATGTTGCAGCTCAAGACAATTATATAGCTTGTAGCATTACTGTAAAAGCTGAAATTGTGATTCCGATTTTTAAGAATGGTAAAAATATTGGTCAAATTGACATCGACTCAAATACGCCAGATCCTTTTACAGAAGATGATGAACGTTTTTTAGAGTTTGTTTGCGAGAAGGTTTCTAGAATGATAAGCTAA
- the xrtF gene encoding exosortase family protein XrtF → MKALFLKYKSVVTFILTFLTVYFILTLVYKFYLDYSEGSIYYPDYFTNLVSKQCNVLLHAVGYDASVIPHPDEPSMKLIINDKFVARVVEGCNSISVIILFISFIIAFAGKFKATFLYLLSGSVLIYTVNLLRIVILSIGLYNYPWRREILHTVIFPLIIYGMVFLLWMFWVNRFSKIEKANA, encoded by the coding sequence TTGAAAGCACTTTTTCTTAAATATAAATCTGTCGTAACGTTTATTTTAACCTTTCTAACGGTTTATTTTATACTAACATTAGTATATAAATTTTATCTGGATTATTCTGAAGGTTCTATTTACTATCCAGACTATTTTACCAATTTAGTGTCTAAACAGTGCAATGTATTATTACATGCTGTTGGTTATGATGCGAGTGTTATACCACACCCAGATGAACCATCTATGAAACTTATTATAAACGATAAATTTGTTGCTAGAGTCGTCGAAGGTTGTAATTCTATAAGTGTTATTATTTTATTTATCTCTTTTATTATTGCTTTTGCAGGTAAATTCAAGGCCACATTTTTATATCTATTATCAGGAAGTGTTTTGATTTATACAGTTAATTTATTGCGTATTGTCATTTTATCTATAGGATTGTATAATTACCCTTGGCGACGAGAAATTTTGCATACTGTAATTTTTCCATTAATTATTTACGGAATGGTCTTTCTCCTTTGGATGTTTTGGGTCAATCGATTTTCTAAAATAGAAAAAGCCAATGCGTAA
- a CDS encoding exosortase F system-associated membrane protein → MRNPITYILLFVLFGMLVLIRVFENELFYDPYLSFFKNDYLHIDSPRREVFKLTMYTTLRYILNSGMSLGIIYLFFKDKSIVKFSLTVFGLAYVILIALFLYFVIHPRQEDYYLFFNFRRFLIQPILLLLLLPAFYYYRLKQ, encoded by the coding sequence ATGCGTAATCCTATTACTTACATATTGCTTTTTGTTTTGTTCGGAATGTTAGTGCTTATTCGCGTTTTTGAAAATGAATTATTTTACGATCCATACCTCTCGTTTTTTAAAAATGATTATTTGCACATTGATTCTCCAAGACGTGAGGTTTTTAAGTTAACGATGTACACAACCTTACGATATATCCTTAATTCTGGTATGTCACTCGGAATTATTTATCTGTTTTTTAAAGATAAGTCTATTGTTAAATTTTCTTTAACTGTATTTGGATTAGCTTATGTTATTTTGATTGCCTTATTTTTGTATTTTGTAATACATCCACGACAAGAAGACTACTATTTGTTTTTTAATTTCAGACGTTTTTTAATTCAGCCAATATTATTATTACTCTTATTGCCAGCGTTTTACTATTATAGGTTAAAACAATAA
- a CDS encoding HYC_CC_PP family protein encodes MFKLIIHKLFSAFMAILVLFSTVSFTVEKHFCGDVLIDSAVFSEAQKCKMEAFEIEQTKITKVHCCKDELEVVKGQDKLKRSQFEDITFEQQIFVVSYLYTYINSIEELSKLVIPHLHYSPPDLIDDIQVLDAVFLI; translated from the coding sequence ATGTTTAAACTAATAATACATAAATTATTTTCGGCTTTCATGGCTATTTTAGTGCTGTTTTCAACAGTATCATTTACTGTGGAGAAGCATTTTTGTGGTGATGTTTTAATTGATTCTGCTGTGTTTTCTGAGGCACAGAAATGCAAAATGGAAGCTTTTGAAATAGAACAAACTAAAATTACGAAAGTACATTGTTGTAAAGATGAATTAGAAGTTGTTAAAGGACAAGACAAACTTAAGCGTTCACAATTTGAAGATATTACATTTGAGCAACAGATTTTTGTTGTTTCTTATCTATACACCTATATTAATAGTATTGAGGAATTATCTAAACTTGTTATTCCTCATTTACATTATTCTCCACCTGATCTCATTGATGATATTCAAGTTCTCGATGCGGTTTTCTTAATTTGA
- a CDS encoding heavy metal translocating P-type ATPase produces MTRTYSITGMTCNNCKASVEKALKSIDSVENISIDLEKSKAIIEMSNPVSVETLQNGLPSKYTILDDSEVNIFNSSTSEKDTPKSEFRQLFPLFIIFGYIIGASILLNNNPWSTTSFMLDFMGLFYIVFSFFKLLDLKGFPDSFRMYDPLAKRIPVYGWLYPFIELGLGLLFLMRMEITLALVITLVILGVTTFGVIRTLWSKKSIQCACLGTALKLPMTKATFIENSIMITMAVVMLLKSYN; encoded by the coding sequence ATGACACGTACATACAGCATAACAGGTATGACTTGTAATAATTGCAAAGCTTCTGTTGAGAAAGCATTAAAATCTATTGATTCTGTCGAAAATATATCTATTGACTTGGAAAAATCTAAGGCTATAATTGAGATGTCTAACCCAGTTTCTGTTGAAACATTACAAAACGGATTACCATCAAAATATACAATTTTAGACGATTCAGAAGTTAATATTTTTAATAGTTCGACTTCAGAGAAAGATACTCCTAAAAGTGAATTCAGACAATTATTCCCTTTGTTTATAATCTTTGGATATATCATAGGAGCTTCAATATTGTTAAATAATAACCCTTGGAGCACTACCAGTTTTATGCTCGATTTTATGGGCTTATTTTACATTGTGTTTAGTTTCTTTAAGCTACTCGATTTAAAAGGTTTTCCAGATTCATTCAGAATGTATGATCCATTAGCAAAGCGAATTCCTGTATATGGATGGCTATATCCTTTTATTGAATTAGGCTTAGGCTTATTGTTCTTAATGCGAATGGAAATCACTTTAGCACTTGTAATAACCTTGGTGATTCTTGGTGTTACAACTTTTGGAGTTATTAGAACTTTATGGAGTAAAAAATCCATTCAATGTGCTTGCTTAGGAACTGCTTTGAAATTGCCTATGACGAAAGCGACGTTCATTGAAAACAGCATTATGATTACTATGGCTGTTGTCATGTTATTAAAATCCTACAATTAA